In Negativicoccus succinicivorans, the sequence TGCTGAAAACGTCAAACTCGAAGGTCTCCGCACATTCAGCGCGGAAACCAAAGACGGCGCTGACCTCGACGACCTCACCAAAGTACAATTGTCCTACAAATTCTAATTGGTGACTATTAAAAAGATGGCGGTTTTCCGCCATCTTTTTTTATTGCCGAAATATGGTAGCGAAACACGGCGCGGCGCATGTTGCCGTATGCGTTTCATGACGGCGCGCCGTCGGTCAATCTCCGTTCGCGTTGGCATGCTGACGTCATGCCTTCTTTTGCTATTTCTAACAGATGAAGCCATATGACAAAAAGAGATCATTCAGGTATAGTTTTGACAGAAAATTGATGCGCATAGTAAAATAGTAAAAGTTAAGGTGGTGACGAATTGAGACGAATCATAGCAGGACTTGTTTTCTGTCTTTGCGTTTGCGGCGCGAGCACCTCGACATGGGCGATGCAAAAGGGCGACGCGGGAGACGCCGTGCAGCGTTTGCAAGAGGCGTTGATCGAAGAAGGTTACCTCGCGCGGGAAGCGGATGGCGTGTTCGGTTCGACGACGGAAAAAGCGTTGCGTTTATACCAACGCGATCAGGGACTTCCCGTTACCGGTCAAGCCGATGAAACGATGTTGACGCGCTTGGCGGAGACGGACGCGCCGCGCGAAGGTGGCGGCATCTTGTACGCTCCCGGCAATTTGGGCGCGGATATAGTCACTTTGCAACAACTGTTCGCCGCGGAAGGATACGAGGTCGGCGCGCCCGACGGCGTGTATGGAGAACAACTTACCAAAGCGGTGCAAACATTTCAGCGGGAGCACGGCTTGCAAGTGATCGGCGCGATCGATGAAAAAACCTGGTCATTACTCACGCGCGGACGGGATAACGCTATCTCGCGCGGCGCGGTGAAAGGCATGCGCGAGCGCGCGGCGCATAAAAAGACCGCGGCGGAAAGTAATCGCGACAAGGCGCACGCGCTGAAAAAATCGTCTCGCTCCGCCGGTAAAATCGGTTTGCAGCAGGGCGATTCGGGCCAACATGTGCGACTTTTGCAAAGCCGTTTAGTGCAAAACGGTTACGATGTCGGGATCATTGACGCGACGTTCGGCGGCGCGACGCGAAGCGCGTTGCAGGATTGGCAAAAGAGTCATGGCGTGTCGGCGAACGGCGTCGCGGACGAATTTTTCTGGAACGAATCGGCGAAACTGACGCCCGCGCCGTCAAAATATTTGCATAAATGGACGATGCACGCGTCGGCGTATTCTTCGCAAAACGGCGGCACGGGATCACATACGGCGCGCGGCAGTTTGCTTTCGCGCGGGCATGTCGCGGTGGATCCGAGCTTGATTCCGCTGGGTTCACTGCTGTATGTGGAAGGCTACGGCTACGCGTTGGCGGATGATATCGGCGGCGCGATTCGAGGCAAGACGATTGATGTCGCGATGGAGTCGTATGATGAGGCGATACAGTGGGGACGGCGCGACGTCACGGTGTATTTAGTTAAAAAAGGACACGGCAAATAAAAAGCGAGTCGTCTGCGGACGGCTCTTTTTTTGTTTTATATTTTCCGCGTTATTTTTAAGTGAAACGCGGCGGCGCGCGGCGATCCGCAAGCATTTTAAAACAGCGGGTATGCTATAATAAAAGAAATATGGATAAAGGTGTGAAATCATGCGTGTTTTAGGGATTGATCCGGGAACGGCGATCTGCGGTTTCGGCGTCGTGGAGCGTAACGGCAGTCGGTTGCAAGTCATCGACTACGGTGTGCTGACAACGCCGGCGCATACGCCGATGCCCGATCGCCTGACGACTCTCTACCACGGCCTTGTCGACTTGATTGAAAAATATCAGCCGGAACGCGTGGGCGTGGAGGAGTTGTTTTTTAATAAAAATGTGACGACGGCCATCACGGTGGCGCAAGCGCGCGGCGTGATTTTGCTGGCGGCGCGATTGGCGGGGTTGCCGGTTTCGGAATACACGCCCTTGCAGGTGAAGCAGGGAATCGTGGGTTACGGGCGCGCGACCAAGCATCAAATGATTGTGATGACGATGCGTTTGCTCGGGATCCGTGAAAAAATTTCACCGGATGACGCGGCGGACGCGCTCGCGATCGCGATTTGCACATTATTGCAGGAACGACAAGCGGAACGCTGGGGGTTACCCAAATGATCGGTTATTTGCATGGAAAAATTACGCGTCTGGAACTGGATTGGTGCCTGTTGGATGTCGGCGGCATCGGGTATCGGTTGCGCCTTCCCGCCTCCACGCGCGAGGCCGTGGGACTCGGTGAGACGGTAACGCTGTATACTTATTTGCAGGTACGCGAAGACGCGTTGTCGCTGTACGGATTCTCGAGCGAAGCGGAATATGATTTATTTACCATGCTGATTACGGTGTCGGGCGTCGGACCGAAAGTCGCCATCGGCATTGTTTCCGCGATCGCGCCGGAAGCCTTTTTTGAAGCGATTCGGATTCGCAATAAAGCGGTGCTGATGAAGTTGCCGGGGATCGGTAAAAAATCGGCGGAACGTCTGGTGTTGGAATTGAAGGACAAAGTGCC encodes:
- a CDS encoding peptidoglycan-binding protein, which gives rise to MRRIIAGLVFCLCVCGASTSTWAMQKGDAGDAVQRLQEALIEEGYLAREADGVFGSTTEKALRLYQRDQGLPVTGQADETMLTRLAETDAPREGGGILYAPGNLGADIVTLQQLFAAEGYEVGAPDGVYGEQLTKAVQTFQREHGLQVIGAIDEKTWSLLTRGRDNAISRGAVKGMRERAAHKKTAAESNRDKAHALKKSSRSAGKIGLQQGDSGQHVRLLQSRLVQNGYDVGIIDATFGGATRSALQDWQKSHGVSANGVADEFFWNESAKLTPAPSKYLHKWTMHASAYSSQNGGTGSHTARGSLLSRGHVAVDPSLIPLGSLLYVEGYGYALADDIGGAIRGKTIDVAMESYDEAIQWGRRDVTVYLVKKGHGK
- the ruvC gene encoding crossover junction endodeoxyribonuclease RuvC; the protein is MRVLGIDPGTAICGFGVVERNGSRLQVIDYGVLTTPAHTPMPDRLTTLYHGLVDLIEKYQPERVGVEELFFNKNVTTAITVAQARGVILLAARLAGLPVSEYTPLQVKQGIVGYGRATKHQMIVMTMRLLGIREKISPDDAADALAIAICTLLQERQAERWGLPK
- the ruvA gene encoding Holliday junction branch migration protein RuvA encodes the protein MIGYLHGKITRLELDWCLLDVGGIGYRLRLPASTREAVGLGETVTLYTYLQVREDALSLYGFSSEAEYDLFTMLITVSGVGPKVAIGIVSAIAPEAFFEAIRIRNKAVLMKLPGIGKKSAERLVLELKDKVPAASGAPVDWPEDVATAQSATGPVAETVQALVGLGYTEQEVRGAAEKLAAQYPQTDRLLRAVLAQLGKERG